One Vespula pensylvanica isolate Volc-1 chromosome 1, ASM1446617v1, whole genome shotgun sequence genomic region harbors:
- the LOC122634648 gene encoding chromatin assembly factor 1 p55 subunit isoform X2 yields MTHALEWPSLTAQWLPDVTRPEGKDYSVHRLILGTHTSDEQNHLLIASVQLPNEDAQFDASHYDNEKGEFGGFGSVSGKIEIEIKINHEGEVNRARYMPQNPCVIATKTPSSDVLVFDYTKHPSKPDPNGECHPDLRLRGHQKEGYGLSWNPNLNGYLLSASDDHTICLWDINATPKENRVIDAKTIFTGHTAVVEDVAWHLLHESLFGSVADDQKLMIWDTRCNNTSKPSHTVDAHTAEVNCLSFNPYSEFILATGSADKTVALWDLRNLKLKLHSFESHKDEIFQVQWSPHNETILASSGTDRRLHVWDLSKIGEEQSTEDAEDGPPELLFIHGGHTAKISDFSWNPNEPWVICSVSEDNIMQVWQMAENIYNDEEPDTPASELEAGAS; encoded by the exons ATGACACATGCTTTAGAATGGCCGTCGTTAACTGCACAGTGGTTACCAGATGTAACTAGACCAGAGGGAAAAGATTATTCCGTTCATCGTTTGATCCTAGGTACACATACGTCGGATGAACAAAATCATTTGCTTATTGCAAGCGTTCAATTACCTAATGAGGATGCTCAGTTTGATGCTTCTCATTATGACAATGAAAAAGGCGAATTTGGAGGCTTTGGTTCCGTAAGcggaaagatagaaattgagattaaaattaatcacgAAGGCGAAGTGAACAGAGCCAGATACATGCCACAAAATCCATGCGTAATAGCAACGAAAACTCCATCAAGCGATGTTTTAGTATTCGATTACACGAAACATCCGAGTAAGCCAGATCCAAATGGCGAATGTCATCCAGATCTAAG GTTACGAGGACATCAAAAAGAAGGCTACGGACTATCATGGAATCCTAATCTTAACGGGTACTTGTTGAGTGCATCGGATGATCATACAATATGTTTATGGGATATCAATGCTACTCCCAAAGAAAATCGTGTCATCGACGCTAAGACCATTTTTACAGGACATACAGCCGTTGTAGAGGATGTTGCATGGCATTTATTACACGAATCTCTGTTTGGATCAGTTGCAGATGACCAAAAATTGATGATTTGGGATACGAG atGCAATAATACCAGTAAACCAAGTCATACAGTCGATGCCCATACTGCAGAAGTTAATTGTCTAAGTTTTAATCCATATTCAGAATTTATTCTTGCTACTGGTAGCGCCGATAAAACAGTAGCATTATGGGATTTAaggaatttaaaattaaaattacattcttTTGAATCTCACAAAGACGAAATCTTCCAAGTTCAATGGTCACCACATAATGAAACCATATTAGCAAGTAGTGGTACAGATAGGCGTTTGCATGTGTGGGATCTTAGCAAAATTGGAGAAGAACAATCTACTGAAGATGCTGAAGATGGACCTCCTGAGTTATTG tTTATACATGGTGGACATACTGCAAAGATTAGTGACTTTTCATGGAATCCCAACGAACCATGGGTAATATGTTCGGTATCAGAAGATAATATAATGCAAGTTTGGCAAATGgcagaaaatatttacaatgatGAAGAACCAGATACACCAGCTAGTGAACTTGAAGCTGGGGCTTCATAA
- the LOC122634648 gene encoding chromatin assembly factor 1 p55 subunit isoform X1, which produces MGDKDGETFDDAVEERVINEEYKIWKKNTPFLYDLVMTHALEWPSLTAQWLPDVTRPEGKDYSVHRLILGTHTSDEQNHLLIASVQLPNEDAQFDASHYDNEKGEFGGFGSVSGKIEIEIKINHEGEVNRARYMPQNPCVIATKTPSSDVLVFDYTKHPSKPDPNGECHPDLRLRGHQKEGYGLSWNPNLNGYLLSASDDHTICLWDINATPKENRVIDAKTIFTGHTAVVEDVAWHLLHESLFGSVADDQKLMIWDTRCNNTSKPSHTVDAHTAEVNCLSFNPYSEFILATGSADKTVALWDLRNLKLKLHSFESHKDEIFQVQWSPHNETILASSGTDRRLHVWDLSKIGEEQSTEDAEDGPPELLFIHGGHTAKISDFSWNPNEPWVICSVSEDNIMQVWQMAENIYNDEEPDTPASELEAGAS; this is translated from the exons ATGGGTGATAAGGACGGCG aaacttttgatgATGCAGTGGAAGAACGCGTTATTAACGAAGAATACAAGATATGGAAAAAGAATACGCCATTCCTATATGATCTTGTAATGACACATGCTTTAGAATGGCCGTCGTTAACTGCACAGTGGTTACCAGATGTAACTAGACCAGAGGGAAAAGATTATTCCGTTCATCGTTTGATCCTAGGTACACATACGTCGGATGAACAAAATCATTTGCTTATTGCAAGCGTTCAATTACCTAATGAGGATGCTCAGTTTGATGCTTCTCATTATGACAATGAAAAAGGCGAATTTGGAGGCTTTGGTTCCGTAAGcggaaagatagaaattgagattaaaattaatcacgAAGGCGAAGTGAACAGAGCCAGATACATGCCACAAAATCCATGCGTAATAGCAACGAAAACTCCATCAAGCGATGTTTTAGTATTCGATTACACGAAACATCCGAGTAAGCCAGATCCAAATGGCGAATGTCATCCAGATCTAAG GTTACGAGGACATCAAAAAGAAGGCTACGGACTATCATGGAATCCTAATCTTAACGGGTACTTGTTGAGTGCATCGGATGATCATACAATATGTTTATGGGATATCAATGCTACTCCCAAAGAAAATCGTGTCATCGACGCTAAGACCATTTTTACAGGACATACAGCCGTTGTAGAGGATGTTGCATGGCATTTATTACACGAATCTCTGTTTGGATCAGTTGCAGATGACCAAAAATTGATGATTTGGGATACGAG atGCAATAATACCAGTAAACCAAGTCATACAGTCGATGCCCATACTGCAGAAGTTAATTGTCTAAGTTTTAATCCATATTCAGAATTTATTCTTGCTACTGGTAGCGCCGATAAAACAGTAGCATTATGGGATTTAaggaatttaaaattaaaattacattcttTTGAATCTCACAAAGACGAAATCTTCCAAGTTCAATGGTCACCACATAATGAAACCATATTAGCAAGTAGTGGTACAGATAGGCGTTTGCATGTGTGGGATCTTAGCAAAATTGGAGAAGAACAATCTACTGAAGATGCTGAAGATGGACCTCCTGAGTTATTG tTTATACATGGTGGACATACTGCAAAGATTAGTGACTTTTCATGGAATCCCAACGAACCATGGGTAATATGTTCGGTATCAGAAGATAATATAATGCAAGTTTGGCAAATGgcagaaaatatttacaatgatGAAGAACCAGATACACCAGCTAGTGAACTTGAAGCTGGGGCTTCATAA